The Primulina tabacum isolate GXHZ01 chromosome 16, ASM2559414v2, whole genome shotgun sequence genome window below encodes:
- the LOC142529463 gene encoding protein LURP-one-related 6-like isoform X1: protein MFKVLSTRDQSMAPKPGGGMMMPIVSKVYCSPDEVVCAVRRRPNVPNGGGFVVADCGQRVVFKVDGCGILGKKEKMILKDGEGNDLLLVRRKASIIEALSITRQWKGFTRDFLGSDKLVFTLKEPNSCFSNNTPIRISAESTEFGTYRNLEIMGDFQRRSCTIVNSDGDVIAQIGVKEEVEQVMSSRDLYHVRIKAGIDQAFVFGMIAVLDYIYDGSTRC, encoded by the exons atgttcAAGGTGTTGAGTACAAGAGACCAATCAATGGCTCCTAAACCAGGTGGTGGAATGATGATGCCAATAGTGAGCAAGGTGTATTGTTCGCCTGATGAGGTAGTTTGTGCGGTTAGGAGGCGGCCGAATGTGCCGAATGGTGGTGGATTCGTGGTGGCGGATTGTGGCCAAAGGGTTGTTTTTAAAGTGGATGGATGTGGGATTCTTGGCAAGAAAGAAAAGATGATTCTTAAGGATGGGGAGGGAAATGATTTGCTACTTGTCAGGAGAAAGGCAT CAATTATTGAAGCACTAAGCATCACAAGACAATGGAAAGGCTTCACTCGTGACTTCTTGGGATCAGACAAGCTTGTCTTCACCTTAAAAGAACCAAATTCATGTTTTTCGAACAACACTCCCATCAGGATCTCCGCTGAATCAACGGAGTTCGGCACTTACAGAAACCTTGAAATTATGGGTGATTTCCAGCGAAGGTCTTGCACCATTGTCAATTCCGACGGAGATGTAATAGCACAG ATTGGTGTTAAGGAAGAGGTGGAGCAGGTGATGTCAAGCAGGGATTTGTACCATGTAAGAATAAAGGCTGGAATTGATCAAGCCTTTGTTTTCGGAATGATTGCGGTTCTGGATTACATATACGATGGATCCACCAGATGCTGA
- the LOC142529463 gene encoding protein LURP-one-related 6-like isoform X2, translating to MFKVLSTRDQSMAPKPGGGMMMPIVSKVYCSPDEVVCAVRRRPNVPNGGGFVVADCGQRVVFKVDGCGILGKKEKMILKDGEGNDLLLVRRKASIIEALSITRQWKGFTRDFLGSDKLVFTLKEPNSCFSNNTPIRISAESTEFGTYRNLEIMGDFQRRSCTIVNSDGDVIAQEEVEQVMSSRDLYHVRIKAGIDQAFVFGMIAVLDYIYDGSTRC from the exons atgttcAAGGTGTTGAGTACAAGAGACCAATCAATGGCTCCTAAACCAGGTGGTGGAATGATGATGCCAATAGTGAGCAAGGTGTATTGTTCGCCTGATGAGGTAGTTTGTGCGGTTAGGAGGCGGCCGAATGTGCCGAATGGTGGTGGATTCGTGGTGGCGGATTGTGGCCAAAGGGTTGTTTTTAAAGTGGATGGATGTGGGATTCTTGGCAAGAAAGAAAAGATGATTCTTAAGGATGGGGAGGGAAATGATTTGCTACTTGTCAGGAGAAAGGCAT CAATTATTGAAGCACTAAGCATCACAAGACAATGGAAAGGCTTCACTCGTGACTTCTTGGGATCAGACAAGCTTGTCTTCACCTTAAAAGAACCAAATTCATGTTTTTCGAACAACACTCCCATCAGGATCTCCGCTGAATCAACGGAGTTCGGCACTTACAGAAACCTTGAAATTATGGGTGATTTCCAGCGAAGGTCTTGCACCATTGTCAATTCCGACGGAGATGTAATAGCACAG GAAGAGGTGGAGCAGGTGATGTCAAGCAGGGATTTGTACCATGTAAGAATAAAGGCTGGAATTGATCAAGCCTTTGTTTTCGGAATGATTGCGGTTCTGGATTACATATACGATGGATCCACCAGATGCTGA
- the LOC142529112 gene encoding cation/calcium exchanger 4-like gives MEFPSRVYCRKRSKFRGIFNWICVLVLLCMFAGQEHIFQSLFSKNPSKNLDQNSHSQKEFLETSVFRRKVFEQNLDLSSENGTQNRESENSNFILGSGYPTTCSGIYQHEGYDTKCEYLRSNPECNAGGFLGYLEFFYCDCEKFQALGYVVLVIWLLVLFYLLGNTATDYFCCSLEILSNLLRLPPTVSGVTLLPLGNGAPDVFASIASFVGRDSGDVGLNSVLGAAVFVTCVVVGAVSFSSAGKTVRIDKKCFFRDVGFYIFTLLSLLCILLVGKVSVGGAIAFISIYLVYGLFVAAKEILRKHGSRLKLGSVVHLLPVTGSALSCENAEDESVYASLLQSNSEGSVPHLKSHIPHCVWPSNETTSKDDHQRKLWGWSEEDSGNDQSLFSCSKLWSLLEYPLMLPRRLTIPIVEEERWSKFYAVASAFFAPVVLAVLWNTQGDSGHLAKGIKYVVGFVIGGILGVLALLYTKTEHPPQKFLLPWVMGGFFMSIIWFYVIANELVALLVAFGVILGIKSTLLALTILAWGNSLGDLMANVAMSMNGGDGVQVAISGCFAGPMFNTLVGLGVSLLIGAWSKKPSVYIIPRDVTLYYTLGFLMLGLVWSLVMLPRNGMRPGKLLGAGLMIIYLCFLTLRASIAISDGMLNGSS, from the coding sequence ATGGAATTTCCGAGTCGTGTTTATTGTCGTAAGCGCTCGAAATTTCGTGGAATTTTCAATTGGATTTGTGTTTTGGTTTTGCTTTGTATGTTCGCTGGtcaagaacatatttttcaGAGTCTTTTCTCGAAGAATCCTTCTAAAAATCTTGACCAAAATTCCCACTCGCAAAAGGAATTTCTTGAAACCTCTGTGTTTCGGAGGAAAGTGTTCGAGCAAAACCTTGATTTATCCAGTGAAAATGGTACCCAAAATAGGGAGTCGGAGAATTCAAATTTCATACTGGGAAGTGGATACCCGACAACGTGCTCTGGAATTTATCAGCACGAGGGTTATGATACCAAATGTGAATACTTGAGAAGCAACCCCGAATGTAACGCCGGGGGATTTCTTGGTTACCTGGAGTTCTTTTACTGTGACTGTGAAAAATTCCAGGCTTTGGGATATGTAGTTCTTGTGATTTGGTtgcttgttttattttatttacttgGGAATACAGCGACTGATTACTTCTGTTGTTCCCTGGAAATACTTTCCAATCTGTTGAGGTTACCCCCCACAGTTTCAGGGGTGACTCTGCTTCCTTTAGGGAATGGTGCTCCTGATGTGTTTGCTAGTATTGCTTCGTTCGTGGGTCGGGATTCTGGTGACGTGGGTCTGAACAGTGTGTTGGGTGCAGCTGTTTTTGTTACTTGTGTTGTTGTGGGGGCTGTGTCATTTAGCTCAGCCGGGAAAACTGTGCGTATTGATAAGAAGTGCTTCTTTCGGGATGTTGGGTTCTATATTTTTACTCTCCTGTCGCTTCTATGTATTTTGCTGGTTGGTAAGGTGAGTGTTGGAGGTGCCATTGCATTCATTTCGATATACTTGGTTTACGGCCTGTTTGTTGCTGCTAAGGAGATATTGAGAAAGCATGGCAGTAGGCTGAAGTTGGGGTCGGTTGTCCATTTGTTACCTGTTACGGGAAGTGCTTTGTCTTGTGAAAATGCCGAGGATGAATCTGTTTATGCTTCGCTGCTTCAGTCCAATTCGGAGGGGAGTGTGCCTCATCTCAAGTCTCACATTCCTCATTGTGTATGGCCTTCAAACGAGACTACGAGTAAAGACGATCATCAGAGGAAATTGTGGGGTTGGAGTGAGGAGGATTCAGGTAATGATCAGTCGTTGTTTTCTTGTTCTAAGTTGTGGTCATTGCTAGAGTATCCTTTAATGCTCCCTAGGCGGCTGACGATACCCATAGTCGAGGAGGAGCGGTGGTCGAAGTTTTACGCTGTGGCCAGTGCCTTTTTTGCACCTGTGGTACTGGCAGTCCTTTGGAACACTCAAGGCGATTCGGGTCATCTAGCTAAAGGAATTAAATATGTTGTCGGTTTTGTTATTGGTGGTATACTTGGAGTCCTGGCACTATTATACACGAAAACCGAACACCCACCTCAAAAGTTCTTACTTCCTTGGGTTATGGGTGGATTTTTTATGAGCATAATCTGGTTCTATGTGATTGCCAACGAGCTCGTTGCACTGCTTGTGGCATTTGGTGTTATCCTAGGAATCAAATCCACGCTTCTCGCGCTCACTATCTTGGCATGGGGAAACTCGTTGGGCGATCTCATGGCTAATGTCGCCATGTCGATGAATGGTGGAGATGGTGTGCAGGTCGCTATTTCAGGATGCTTTGCAGGACCTATGTTCAACACGCTTGTAGGTCTGGGCGTTTCTTTACTCATTGGAGCTTGGTCCAAAAAGCCATCTGTGTACATCATTCCACGAGACGTCACCTTATATTACACTCTCGGGTTTCTAATGTTGGGGCTCGTTTGGTCCCTCGTTATGTTGCCACGAAATGGTATGCGGCCTGGAAAATTATTGGGAGCCGGCCTGATGATCATTTACTTGTGCTTTTTAACTCTTAGAGCAAGCATTGCTATCAGTGATGGAATGCTCAATGGTTCGAGCTAG